The following nucleotide sequence is from Oryzias melastigma strain HK-1 linkage group LG3, ASM292280v2, whole genome shotgun sequence.
TGTCTATGTTTCGAATGTAAAACGTCCCGTGAGCAGGAACAGGTGGGTATGGACATGCCGGCCACCTCCTGTGGTAAAGTTGGACGGTGAGGTTTTTAAAGTGAATGTGGTTCCCAATGAAAAGAGAGTCAGTGTTGTTGAAGGGGGTGGAAGGGACGGTGAAACTGGGAGGTAGAGGAGGCTGAGTGGAGATGGAGCTTAGAGGAAGTGAGTCTGCATGCGATGCAGAAGAGGAAGAACTGGTTGATGCCGGGTGAACAGAAATCGGAGGATATTGTCCATCTGGGGATTTGTTGTTATCCAGGTGCTGAGTTTGAGTCTGGTGCTGAGCTTCATCTGTACCTGTAGctgtttccaaaacagtttgATTATCTGGAAGTGAAGCATGCTCGTTCAATACAGTCATGGGAGACTTGGAGTAGTGACGGTTTGAAGTTTGCCTTAGAACAGAACCCGTGAAGTCTGTAACATCTGGTGCATGAGTGATGGAAAATGACTCTTGGGGCTCTTTTCCTGAAGTGAATGACGAGGTGGATGGGACAGTGTGGTCCACATCTTCAGCACTGACTTCCCTCAGGTAAGTTTTGGTTTTCTCACTGCTAGCTTGCTTGGAAGTCAACAGACTAGATATCAGGTCGGGTGTTTTGGAAAGACTGGGAGCCTGGTTGTCCAAGTGTTGCTGAATCTGCAGGGTTTGGTCCATGTTTATGTCCCACtctgaaaaaagaagacagaCGAGAAGTTCAAGACATGTTAAACATTTAGCATTTCAGTCAATTATCAGcaatcatttcattttccagTTGTGATGTTGTTTTCTGGAGTGTGTATGGATCTTCTGATTGGTTCTCACCTCTGCATACTGGGTTTGTTCCATTCCAACTGTGGCCCCTGCAGTACAGCTTTGAGGGCCCATGAAGGCGAAAGCCATTATTACAGCTGAACTCCACCCAGGAGCCATCCTCATTCATGTGGATGGTTCCATGCATGAGCAGCCCGGGGACGGAGCAGCCGGACCCTTGAAGTGGTTTAAATTGACAAATTATATTatcttctaaaaaatgtttggatttagAATACATGATTTAGTTTCAGAAAATCAAAAACCATTACCAACACAAACTGGGAGGTCTCGTGACCAGATTCCAGAGAGACAGCTGTTGGTTTTGTATCCGTGAAGTTTGAAGCCAGGATTGCAGCGGAAAGTCACCAGAAGTCCACCGTAGCGGAAGAAAGTCTGCCCATTCTCCAAATGCTTCATGTTGCTGCATCCCAGCATTCCCACGCCAGCACACACTGCTGACAGCCTCACAGTCACcagcagaaaacacacacagcttcTCTTCATAAACAGCTGGGACGTTTTTGTCAAGAATTACCTGGAGCCAACAGGCAAACTGCAATGACCAGAACTTCAGGGATTCCCATCTGAGCTCCACTTTGGAAGTGTGACACGGGAATATGCAGAGCAAAGGAAGCTCTCCGATATGGAGCGAGAAGGAATGGGAGGGAAGGATCAGGACGGAGAAAGTTTTGGAAAACT
It contains:
- the LOC112160583 gene encoding sushi, von Willebrand factor type A, EGF and pentraxin domain-containing protein 1 isoform X2 produces the protein MTNLRRIPPPLVFQNFLRPDPSLPFLLAPYRRASFALHIPVSHFQSGAQMGIPEVLVIAVCLLAPVCAGVGMLGCSNMKHLENGQTFFRYGGLLVTFRCNPGFKLHGYKTNSCLSGIWSRDLPVCVGSGCSVPGLLMHGTIHMNEDGSWVEFSCNNGFRLHGPSKLYCRGHSWNGTNPVCREWDINMDQTLQIQQHLDNQAPSLSKTPDLISSLLTSKQASSEKTKTYLREVSAEDVDHTVPSTSSFTSGKEPQESFSITHAPDVTDFTGSVLRQTSNRHYSKSPMTVLNEHASLPDNQTVLETATGTDEAQHQTQTQHLDNNKSPDGQYPPISVHPASTSSSSSASHADSLPLSSISTQPPLPPSFTVPSTPFNNTDSLFIGNHIHFKNLTVQLYHRRWPACPYPPVPAHGTFYIRNIDNPNPGEFRYYIEYVCSPGYTLVHGDRHNYCQQGGNWSGTTPVCLELNPCAENNGGCSQLCSYSRIYNQNLNQMQTTTQCHCRPGFALQEDGRTCRDVDECLLPAAATGCMFGCVNTAGSFHCQCPPGHSKLTADGLCHDTDECVANQGLGPCMHQCHNSAGSYRCSCTFGYILAADGHDCLPECPSGYRKFTAAPPENMTVQPLKGKCVDINECLEEMCEWRCVNLPGSHRCICPRGYTLQRDGQHCTDINECNQKNGGCSHHCVNRGGGYKCSCPASHRLSPFNWRKCSAKTNTAG
- the LOC112160583 gene encoding sushi, von Willebrand factor type A, EGF and pentraxin domain-containing protein 1 isoform X1, whose protein sequence is MTNLRRIPPPLVFQNFLRPDPSLPFLLAPYRRASFALHIPVSHFQSGAQMGIPEVLVIAVCLLAPAVCAGVGMLGCSNMKHLENGQTFFRYGGLLVTFRCNPGFKLHGYKTNSCLSGIWSRDLPVCVGSGCSVPGLLMHGTIHMNEDGSWVEFSCNNGFRLHGPSKLYCRGHSWNGTNPVCREWDINMDQTLQIQQHLDNQAPSLSKTPDLISSLLTSKQASSEKTKTYLREVSAEDVDHTVPSTSSFTSGKEPQESFSITHAPDVTDFTGSVLRQTSNRHYSKSPMTVLNEHASLPDNQTVLETATGTDEAQHQTQTQHLDNNKSPDGQYPPISVHPASTSSSSSASHADSLPLSSISTQPPLPPSFTVPSTPFNNTDSLFIGNHIHFKNLTVQLYHRRWPACPYPPVPAHGTFYIRNIDNPNPGEFRYYIEYVCSPGYTLVHGDRHNYCQQGGNWSGTTPVCLELNPCAENNGGCSQLCSYSRIYNQNLNQMQTTTQCHCRPGFALQEDGRTCRDVDECLLPAAATGCMFGCVNTAGSFHCQCPPGHSKLTADGLCHDTDECVANQGLGPCMHQCHNSAGSYRCSCTFGYILAADGHDCLPECPSGYRKFTAAPPENMTVQPLKGKCVDINECLEEMCEWRCVNLPGSHRCICPRGYTLQRDGQHCTDINECNQKNGGCSHHCVNRGGGYKCSCPASHRLSPFNWRKCSAKTNTAG